A window of the Lactuca sativa cultivar Salinas chromosome 7, Lsat_Salinas_v11, whole genome shotgun sequence genome harbors these coding sequences:
- the LOC111895643 gene encoding bZIP transcription factor 23: MSSFINFRNFVDTSQPEMNGIRQMAPNSPLTRQSSIYSLTFDELQNTLGGGGKDFGSMNMDELLKNIWTAEETQSMALTSNFGIPNNGNGNIQRQGSLTLPRTLSQKTVDEVWRELMKSNGGGKGGDLIGEINLQAEQREPTLGEMTLEDFLLKAGVVTENNQIQTNEGSMRPQNPQNAQNSSYFGDVSQNVENNSFIFGFQNPNQNHGFQQQITENKNGLNLQPKPNPNQKSQPQPQPLFPKQAALDFTAPLNGKSENPMKINVVQANGVENGVMNMKKLGGPGAGSPRNLIPKTNVDSTPSPPFYAFDEGGFRGRRSSGTLEKVVERRRRRMIKNRESAARSRARKQAYTLELEAEVAKLKELNHELMKKQEEITEMQRNQIVEKMKLPWGSKRLCLRRTLTGPW; this comes from the exons ATGAGTTCATTTATCAACTTCAGAAACTTCGTTGACACATCGCAACCAGAGATGAATGGAATCAGACAAATGGCACCAAATTCACCATTAACCCGACAATCTTCAATCTATTCCTTAACTTTCGATGAGCTACAGAACACATTAGGTGGAGGTGGGAAGGATTTCGGATCGATGAACATGGATGAACTTTTGAAGAACATTTGGACTGCGGAAGAGACTCAATCAATGGCGCTGACTTCTAATTTTGGAATCCCGAATAACGGGAACGGGAATATACAAAGACAAGGATCATTGACGTTACCAAGAACACTTAGCCAGAAAACCGTCGATGAAGTCTGGCGAGAGTTGATGAAGAGTAACGGCGGAGGAAAAGGCGGCGATTTGATCGGAGAAATTAATTTACAGGCGGAGCAACGGGAACCCACTTTGGGGGAGATGACATTAGAGGATTTCTTACTGAAAGCAGGCGTCGTAACTGAAAATAATCAAATTCAAACGAATGAAGGATCTATGAGACCTCAGAACCCTCAAAACGCTCAAAACAGCTCGTATTTTGGTGATGTTTCACAGAATGTCGAAAACAATAGCTTCATTTTCGGGTTTCAAAACCCGAATCAAAACCATGGATTTCAACAGCAAATCACAGAGAATAAAAATGGACTCAACCTGCAACCAAAAccaaatccaaatcaaaaatcGCAGCCTCAGCCGCAGCCTCTTTTCCCGAAGCAAGCGGCGTTGGACTTCACGGCGCCATTGAATGGTAAATCTGAAAACCCGATGAAGATTAATGTGGTTCAAGCTAATGGGGTCGAGAACGGAGTGATGAACATGAAGAAACTTGGGGGTCCTGGCGCAGGATCTCCACGTAATTTGATCCCAAAAACTAACGTCGATTCAACTCCATCACCTCCcttttatgcttttgatgaaggtgGTTTTCGTGGGCGGAGAAGCAGCGGTACTTTAGAGAAAGTGGTGGAGAGACGGCGGAGGAGAATGATCAAAAATCGAGAATCTGCTGCAAGATCTAGGGCTCGAAAGCAG GCGTATACTTTGGAATTGGAAGCAGAAGTTGCAAAACTTAAAGAATTAAACCACGAATTAATGAAAAAGCAG GAAGAAATCACGGAGATGCAGAGGAATCAG ATAGTGGAGAAGATGAAGCTGCCATGGGGGAGTAAGAGGCTATGCTTACGAAGAACGTTAACAGGGCCTTGGTAG